A genomic segment from Sulfuritalea hydrogenivorans sk43H encodes:
- a CDS encoding SPFH domain-containing protein, producing the protein MALMDFIKKQFIDIIQWTEDDGDTMAWRFPMAEFEIQHGASLTVRESQMAVFVNEGKVADVFGPGMYKLTTQTLPVLTYLKNWDKLFESPFKSDVYFFSTRQKIDRKWGTPNPVTIRDKDFGMVRLRAFGIYAFHLTDPKAFHTTLSGTMERYGSEDLEGQLRNTIVGHISDIFGESGVPFIDMAGNQEEFGKALKAKLDPMFGQYGLSLDSLNVQNISLPEELQAMLDKRIGVNMMGGMQAYTQFQTAEAIPLAAQNEGGLAGLGAGMGVGFGMGQQIAGAMSGALNPAAAPAASPAAAAPAPTPAAAPVSADEIVASIEKLHGLVGKGILSQAEFDAKKAELLKKLG; encoded by the coding sequence ATGGCACTCATGGATTTCATCAAGAAACAGTTTATCGACATCATCCAGTGGACCGAGGACGATGGCGACACCATGGCCTGGCGCTTCCCCATGGCCGAGTTCGAAATCCAGCACGGCGCCAGCCTGACGGTGCGCGAATCGCAGATGGCGGTGTTCGTCAATGAAGGCAAGGTGGCCGACGTGTTCGGTCCCGGCATGTACAAGCTCACCACGCAGACCTTGCCGGTGCTGACGTATCTCAAGAACTGGGACAAGCTGTTCGAGTCGCCCTTCAAGTCCGACGTGTACTTCTTCAGCACACGCCAGAAGATCGACCGCAAGTGGGGCACGCCCAATCCGGTGACGATTCGCGACAAGGATTTCGGCATGGTGCGGCTGCGCGCCTTTGGCATCTACGCCTTCCACCTGACCGATCCGAAGGCCTTCCACACCACGCTGTCCGGCACCATGGAACGCTATGGTTCGGAGGACCTCGAAGGCCAGCTGCGCAACACCATCGTCGGCCACATCTCGGACATCTTCGGCGAATCCGGCGTGCCCTTCATCGACATGGCCGGCAACCAGGAAGAATTCGGCAAGGCGCTGAAAGCCAAGCTCGATCCGATGTTCGGGCAGTACGGCTTGAGCCTCGACAGCCTCAACGTACAGAACATCTCGCTGCCCGAAGAGCTGCAGGCCATGCTCGACAAGCGCATCGGCGTGAACATGATGGGCGGCATGCAGGCCTACACGCAGTTCCAGACGGCGGAAGCCATACCGCTCGCCGCGCAGAACGAGGGCGGCCTCGCCGGGCTCGGTGCCGGCATGGGTGTGGGCTTCGGCATGGGCCAGCAGATCGCCGGCGCGATGTCGGGCGCGCTGAATCCGGCCGCTGCGCCAGCCGCAAGCCCGGCCGCCGCAGCGCCAGCGCCGACTCCCGCGGCGGCCCCGGTCTCGGCCGACGAAATCGTCGCCTCGATCGAAAAGCTGCACGGCCTGGTCGGCAAAGGCATCCTGTCGCAAGCCGAGTTCGATGCGAAAAAGGCGGAGCTGCTGAAGAAACTCGGCTGA
- a CDS encoding DUF4178 domain-containing protein, with the protein MPFSANCPTCGAPVVFKSSASFHGVCEFCRSTLVRHGGNLENLGRMADLIEDASPIRIGTEGRYKGVHFAVIGRIQLRYAAGIWNEWHILFDDMRGGWLSDANGEYLISFLKPPEAKLPEFSTLMPNDELKLAGQDFVVTDIEEAQCIAGEGELPFAFGAGYPAQLVDLRTTGDSEAAFASIDYSETPPLFFVGESLPFEAFKFTNLRGEATAAKPAGKLKALACPSCGGAITLHDKAVQSVACPSCLSVLEPDNQSLKILQKAAAATRIEPLIPLGSTGRFAGKDWTVIGFQQRAITADGIDYPWQEYLLHHPEEGFRWLVESEGHWNWVSPISKPPRYQVGLPEATCGAVKYRRYSAGSAATRYVIGEFTWKVSVGETWEIIDFIAPPKMISRESSHNEMSWSLSEYLPPEEVAAAFKLKTPLPEPKGIGMNQPNPRQENHRKVCRGFWKFLALAVVAQALWVFILGGRTLLDQRLVFTPQNDEPVTTQSFKLDSDARNLVLRHDTDLDNNWLGLGLTLVEKKSGRAWVAQSDVAYWHGSDGGESWSEGDKTRELVFRDLPAGEYYFVIDPEISAEKPVAVADRVKVMRDQAAWSNFFFLLVFLALFPLFSRYRVQAFEAERWKDADYLSDGTQPSADSGGDSDSDSGGDD; encoded by the coding sequence ATGCCCTTCAGCGCCAACTGCCCCACCTGCGGCGCGCCGGTCGTCTTCAAGTCGTCGGCATCGTTTCACGGCGTCTGCGAATTCTGTCGCAGCACGCTGGTGCGCCACGGCGGCAACCTGGAAAACCTCGGCCGCATGGCCGACCTCATCGAGGACGCCTCGCCGATCCGCATCGGCACCGAGGGCCGCTACAAGGGCGTGCATTTCGCGGTCATCGGCCGCATCCAGTTGCGCTACGCGGCGGGCATCTGGAACGAGTGGCACATCCTGTTCGACGACATGCGCGGCGGCTGGCTGTCGGATGCCAACGGCGAATACCTGATTTCCTTCCTCAAGCCGCCGGAAGCAAAGCTGCCGGAATTTTCCACGCTGATGCCCAACGACGAGCTGAAGCTCGCCGGGCAGGATTTTGTCGTCACCGACATCGAGGAAGCCCAGTGCATCGCCGGCGAGGGCGAGCTGCCCTTCGCCTTCGGCGCAGGCTACCCGGCGCAGCTGGTCGACCTGCGCACCACGGGCGACAGCGAGGCGGCCTTCGCCAGCATCGATTATTCGGAAACACCACCGCTGTTCTTCGTCGGCGAATCGCTACCCTTCGAAGCCTTCAAGTTCACCAACCTGCGCGGCGAAGCGACGGCCGCCAAGCCGGCCGGCAAGCTCAAGGCGCTCGCCTGCCCGAGTTGCGGCGGCGCCATCACGCTGCACGACAAGGCCGTGCAAAGCGTGGCCTGCCCCTCCTGCCTCAGCGTGCTCGAACCCGACAACCAGAGCCTGAAGATTTTGCAGAAGGCCGCCGCCGCAACGCGCATCGAACCGCTGATTCCGCTCGGCAGCACGGGCCGCTTCGCGGGCAAGGACTGGACCGTGATCGGCTTCCAGCAGCGCGCCATCACCGCCGACGGCATCGACTATCCCTGGCAGGAATATCTGTTGCACCATCCCGAAGAAGGCTTTCGCTGGCTGGTCGAATCGGAAGGACACTGGAACTGGGTCAGCCCGATCAGCAAGCCGCCGCGCTACCAGGTCGGCCTGCCGGAAGCCACTTGCGGCGCCGTGAAGTATCGGCGCTACTCCGCGGGCTCCGCCGCAACCCGCTATGTCATCGGCGAATTCACCTGGAAGGTCAGCGTCGGCGAAACCTGGGAAATCATCGACTTCATCGCGCCGCCGAAAATGATCAGCCGCGAATCGAGTCACAACGAAATGAGCTGGTCGCTGAGCGAGTATCTGCCGCCCGAGGAAGTGGCGGCCGCGTTCAAGCTCAAGACGCCGCTGCCGGAGCCGAAGGGCATCGGCATGAACCAGCCCAATCCGCGCCAGGAGAACCACCGCAAGGTTTGCCGCGGCTTCTGGAAATTTTTGGCGCTGGCCGTGGTCGCCCAGGCGCTGTGGGTGTTCATCCTCGGCGGCCGCACCCTGCTCGACCAGCGCCTGGTGTTCACGCCGCAGAACGACGAACCCGTCACCACCCAGAGCTTCAAGCTCGACAGCGACGCGCGCAACCTCGTGCTGCGCCACGACACCGACCTCGACAACAACTGGCTCGGCCTCGGCCTGACGCTGGTCGAAAAGAAAAGCGGCCGCGCCTGGGTGGCGCAAAGCGACGTCGCCTACTGGCATGGTTCGGACGGCGGCGAATCCTGGAGCGAGGGCGACAAGACCCGCGAACTGGTGTTCCGCGACCTGCCGGCCGGCGAATATTATTTCGTCATCGACCCGGAAATCTCCGCCGAAAAACCGGTCGCCGTCGCCGACCGCGTCAAGGTCATGCGCGACCAGGCGGCCTGGAGCAATTTCTTCTTCCTGCTGGTTTTCCTCGCGCTGTTCCCGCTGTTCAGCCGCTACCGCGTGCAGGCCTTCGAGGCCGAGCGCTGGAAGGACGCGGACTACCTGTCCGACGGCACCCAACCCAGCGCCGACAGCGGCGGCGATAGCGACAGCGATTCCGGAGGGGACGACTGA
- a CDS encoding caspase family protein → MQRMFRRWIANSCLVLLLMPLLAWAAGERTLGVTGTATGSSEKRVALVIGNSAYKTAPLANPVNDARAMAGKLRALGFEVHAYENLTQREMNRATTKFGESLASGSVGLLFYAGHGMQVKGRNFLIPIDAEIRTEASVRNEAVDAEQVMEQMDAAKTGLNIVILDACRNNPFERRFRGSSGGLASMDAPKGTLIAYATGPGKVASDGDGANGLYTSEILKVIEEPGLRIEDVFKRVRLNVARATNDEQLPWETSSLVGDFYFKPGQALPAAPSGAPSPATVEIEAMEEEMQVVSAAPVSRAMDGQGRQAALKVGDWVRVTGRIASLSRYRVALDKGVGYVPMSALEAPWFRKIGRLYKGVIGNNVRQPDAVVTRFDFMNGKLFGTYTIVEPGGKTDGTLEDFRALGPGKGSFKWKDPYGSGTLDVEFKGDLAAFSGTWKVKDMPDQGGNWSGARQ, encoded by the coding sequence ATGCAACGAATGTTCCGACGCTGGATCGCAAACAGTTGCCTTGTGCTGCTGCTGATGCCGCTGCTCGCCTGGGCCGCCGGCGAGCGTACCCTGGGCGTGACCGGTACCGCCACCGGCAGCAGTGAAAAGCGCGTGGCGCTGGTGATCGGCAACTCGGCCTACAAGACGGCGCCGCTGGCGAACCCGGTCAATGACGCGCGCGCCATGGCGGGCAAGCTGCGCGCGCTCGGCTTCGAGGTGCATGCCTACGAGAACCTCACTCAAAGGGAGATGAACCGCGCGACGACAAAATTCGGCGAGTCGCTCGCAAGCGGCAGCGTCGGCCTGCTGTTCTATGCCGGGCACGGCATGCAAGTGAAGGGGCGCAACTTCCTGATCCCGATCGATGCCGAGATTCGCACCGAAGCATCCGTGCGCAACGAGGCAGTGGATGCGGAGCAGGTGATGGAGCAGATGGACGCGGCGAAGACCGGGCTCAACATCGTGATCCTCGATGCCTGCCGCAACAACCCCTTCGAACGGCGCTTTCGCGGTTCCAGCGGCGGCCTGGCATCGATGGACGCGCCCAAGGGCACGCTGATCGCCTATGCCACCGGGCCGGGCAAGGTGGCCTCGGACGGCGACGGCGCCAACGGCCTGTATACCTCGGAAATCCTCAAGGTGATCGAGGAGCCGGGCCTGCGCATCGAGGACGTGTTCAAGCGCGTGCGCCTCAACGTCGCCCGCGCCACCAACGACGAGCAGCTGCCGTGGGAAACCTCGTCGCTGGTCGGCGATTTCTACTTCAAGCCGGGGCAAGCGCTGCCGGCAGCACCCTCCGGCGCGCCGTCGCCGGCAACCGTCGAGATCGAGGCCATGGAGGAAGAAATGCAGGTCGTGTCCGCCGCGCCCGTCTCCCGCGCAATGGACGGGCAGGGCAGGCAGGCCGCGCTGAAGGTGGGCGACTGGGTGCGCGTGACGGGGCGCATCGCCAGCCTGTCGCGCTATCGCGTCGCGCTGGACAAGGGCGTCGGCTATGTGCCGATGTCAGCGCTCGAAGCGCCGTGGTTCCGGAAGATCGGCCGCCTCTACAAGGGCGTCATCGGCAACAACGTGCGCCAACCCGACGCGGTGGTGACGCGCTTCGACTTCATGAACGGCAAGCTGTTCGGCACCTACACGATCGTCGAGCCCGGCGGCAAGACCGACGGCACGCTGGAAGACTTCCGTGCGCTCGGGCCGGGCAAGGGCAGCTTCAAGTGGAAAGACCCGTACGGTTCGGGCACGCTCGATGTCGAGTTCAAGGGCGATCTGGCGGCGTTTTCCGGAACCTGGAAGGTCAAGGACATGCCGGACCAGGGTGGCAACTGGTCGGGCGCGCGGCAGTAG
- a CDS encoding type II toxin-antitoxin system Phd/YefM family antitoxin, whose amino-acid sequence MTTYAVSVTEFKAHCLDVIRKVETAGASVDLLRHGKVVARLVPTAASPRGQAAWLRLRGQGSLLAAPEESVIAENDFEAASARPR is encoded by the coding sequence ATGACCACTTACGCCGTCAGTGTCACCGAGTTCAAGGCGCATTGCCTCGACGTCATCCGCAAGGTGGAAACGGCGGGCGCGTCCGTCGACCTGCTGCGGCACGGCAAGGTGGTGGCCCGCCTGGTGCCGACGGCGGCCAGCCCGCGCGGACAGGCGGCATGGCTGCGTTTGCGCGGCCAGGGTTCGCTGCTGGCGGCCCCGGAAGAATCGGTCATCGCGGAGAACGACTTTGAAGCCGCGTCGGCTCGCCCGAGATGA
- a CDS encoding acyl-CoA dehydrogenase family protein, with the protein MIDLRQYGFEEQHQHIYDMAWRYAQERHHPLLRRMDDDDWFPADEYRRMGEVGLLGTTVPESLGGPGLDLVSQFFIGEALSYWNNMLGASWGASENLCVNNLVRNASAEQQARFLPRMLSGIGALGLTEPGAGSDALGSMKTSARRDGDHYVLNGRKMFITNGPVADLLLVYAKTTPERGQHGISAFVVEKGMPGFSVAQSLKKMGWRGSPTGELLFDDCRVPAANLIGGEDKGVKVVMSGLDIERVFFSGHVIGIAQRALDLSLDYAKTRVQFGQPIAGFQLVQGMLADMYAALESVRAFSYQLLKEITAAGEAGRGEIHKRSAAAVLHAGYMLKTVLDHAVQIHGGNGFMWETEVNCLYRAGKLIEIGAGTTQVRQLIIAGELLKG; encoded by the coding sequence ATGATCGATTTGCGCCAATACGGTTTCGAGGAACAGCACCAGCACATCTACGACATGGCCTGGCGCTATGCGCAGGAGCGGCATCACCCGCTGTTGCGGCGCATGGACGATGATGACTGGTTCCCGGCGGACGAGTATCGCCGGATGGGCGAGGTCGGCCTGCTCGGCACCACGGTGCCAGAGTCATTGGGCGGGCCGGGCCTCGATCTGGTCTCGCAGTTCTTCATTGGCGAAGCGCTGTCCTACTGGAACAACATGCTCGGCGCGAGCTGGGGCGCCAGCGAGAATCTCTGCGTGAACAATCTGGTCCGGAATGCCAGCGCCGAGCAGCAGGCGCGTTTCCTGCCGCGCATGCTCTCGGGCATCGGCGCCTTGGGCCTGACCGAACCGGGCGCCGGATCGGATGCGCTGGGCTCGATGAAAACCTCGGCACGCCGCGACGGCGACCATTACGTGCTGAACGGCCGCAAGATGTTCATCACCAACGGCCCGGTCGCCGACCTGTTGCTGGTCTATGCCAAAACCACGCCCGAGCGCGGCCAGCACGGCATCTCGGCCTTCGTCGTGGAAAAGGGCATGCCGGGCTTCTCGGTGGCACAAAGCCTGAAGAAAATGGGCTGGCGCGGCAGCCCCACCGGCGAACTGCTATTCGACGACTGCCGGGTGCCGGCCGCCAACCTGATCGGCGGCGAAGACAAGGGCGTCAAGGTGGTGATGAGCGGGCTCGACATCGAGCGCGTGTTCTTCAGCGGCCATGTCATCGGCATCGCGCAGCGCGCGCTCGACCTGTCGCTCGACTATGCCAAAACGCGCGTCCAGTTCGGCCAGCCCATCGCCGGCTTCCAGCTGGTGCAGGGCATGCTGGCCGACATGTATGCGGCGCTGGAATCGGTGCGCGCGTTTTCCTACCAGTTGCTGAAGGAAATCACCGCCGCCGGTGAAGCCGGTCGCGGCGAGATCCACAAGCGTTCCGCCGCCGCCGTGCTCCATGCCGGTTACATGTTGAAGACGGTGCTCGACCATGCCGTGCAGATCCACGGCGGCAACGGCTTCATGTGGGAGACGGAAGTGAACTGCCTCTATCGCGCCGGCAAGCTGATCGAGATCGGCGCCGGCACCACGCAGGTGCGGCAGCTGATCATCGCCGGGGAGTTGCTGAAAGGCTGA
- a CDS encoding DUF350 domain-containing protein, which yields MPAHFLATLPNFLAYLGTALALFAVFVTIYLYVTPYDEVALIRNNNTAAAISLSGALLGFAMPIANVIAHSDTLLDLAFWGVVAGTVQLLAWMLARVALPNLQEDIAAGRAAPATFVAALSITVGLLNAACMTY from the coding sequence ATGCCCGCCCACTTTCTCGCCACGCTGCCGAACTTTCTCGCCTACCTCGGCACCGCCCTCGCGCTGTTCGCGGTATTCGTGACCATCTACCTGTACGTCACGCCCTACGACGAAGTCGCGCTGATCCGCAACAACAACACGGCGGCGGCGATTTCGCTCTCGGGTGCCTTGCTCGGCTTCGCCATGCCGATCGCCAACGTCATCGCCCACAGCGACACGCTGCTCGACCTGGCGTTCTGGGGCGTGGTCGCCGGCACGGTGCAACTGCTGGCGTGGATGCTGGCGCGCGTGGCGCTGCCGAACCTGCAGGAAGACATCGCCGCCGGCCGCGCGGCGCCCGCGACCTTCGTCGCCGCGCTTTCCATCACAGTCGGCCTGCTAAACGCCGCCTGCATGACGTATTAA
- a CDS encoding caspase family protein, translated as MNLTPFGWIRMLQAAFILGMLAVEPSFAAAISSVQLTVAASPEQPNYRWAGKAYDSEDCRQTIDFGRVIESEAPRAMSSLFGNVGVARTVADEEDALGSGLLLKIELKRFQPDNVSTWSMKFDSTIELTASIVSSDGAIWSKSLSDTRSLGFQTDMGCNAFRRSVETGASSHLKNMLDMVLGGLAADAGFRSAVTDIESKLATSTPDIFAGLQPMLATYRIAESEGVVRKKPTAKGGAVRKLGMGSIVQIIGKLPTGWLQVAKEGEAIGWIHEGSVQAMSVQSQPAVAVAAVPAKPGKPAPAPIAVAPAPTFAAAPAAEAFPTKPVAVSFPRGKANPDDIAVIIGNANYKATAKDIPDVVPAYADAEGMKRYAVQALGIKEENVIFIRDAKLIDLVSTFGTADDPKGKLFNWVKPQASNVFVFYSGHGAPSADGASSYLVPVDAQAALINLSGYNLKTLYANLGKLPAKSVTVVLEACFSGASQSGMLVKNASPIYQKAMTEVVPANLTVISAGSGNQIASWEQDKSHGLFTKHYLLGMAGAADKKPYGNGDGKVGTDELTAYLKGTMSYMAQRYYGREQTAQVATGAGR; from the coding sequence ATGAACCTGACACCTTTTGGCTGGATCAGGATGCTTCAAGCCGCATTCATTCTGGGCATGCTGGCAGTCGAGCCGTCTTTCGCAGCGGCGATTTCATCGGTACAGCTCACTGTCGCCGCCTCGCCCGAGCAACCGAACTATCGCTGGGCAGGAAAGGCCTACGATTCCGAAGACTGCCGCCAGACCATCGACTTCGGGCGGGTCATCGAATCCGAAGCCCCGCGAGCCATGAGCAGCCTGTTCGGCAATGTCGGTGTCGCCCGCACCGTTGCGGACGAGGAAGATGCGTTGGGTTCCGGGCTGCTGCTCAAGATCGAACTGAAGCGCTTCCAGCCGGACAACGTCAGTACCTGGAGCATGAAGTTCGACAGCACGATAGAACTTACGGCATCCATCGTGTCTTCCGATGGCGCGATCTGGAGCAAGTCCTTGAGCGACACGCGGTCACTGGGATTTCAAACCGACATGGGTTGCAACGCTTTTCGCCGGTCGGTGGAAACCGGCGCCAGTTCGCACCTCAAAAACATGCTCGACATGGTGCTGGGTGGGTTGGCCGCCGATGCAGGCTTCCGCAGCGCCGTGACGGATATCGAATCGAAGCTGGCGACCTCCACCCCGGACATTTTCGCCGGCCTGCAGCCCATGCTCGCCACCTATCGCATCGCCGAATCCGAGGGCGTCGTACGCAAGAAGCCGACAGCGAAAGGCGGCGCGGTGCGCAAGCTCGGCATGGGCAGCATCGTCCAGATCATCGGCAAACTGCCCACCGGCTGGCTGCAAGTGGCGAAGGAAGGCGAAGCCATCGGCTGGATACATGAAGGCTCGGTGCAGGCGATGTCGGTGCAGTCGCAACCCGCTGTCGCGGTAGCCGCCGTCCCGGCCAAACCTGGCAAGCCCGCGCCTGCTCCAATCGCCGTAGCACCAGCGCCGACTTTTGCCGCTGCGCCTGCCGCCGAGGCTTTCCCGACCAAGCCGGTCGCCGTCAGTTTCCCGCGTGGCAAAGCGAACCCCGACGACATCGCCGTCATCATCGGCAACGCCAACTACAAGGCCACCGCCAAGGACATTCCCGATGTGGTGCCGGCCTACGCCGACGCGGAAGGCATGAAGCGCTACGCTGTGCAGGCCTTGGGGATCAAGGAGGAGAACGTCATCTTCATCAGGGATGCGAAACTGATCGACCTGGTGTCCACCTTCGGCACGGCCGATGATCCGAAGGGCAAGCTGTTCAACTGGGTCAAGCCTCAGGCGAGCAATGTCTTCGTCTTCTATTCCGGCCACGGCGCCCCCAGCGCGGACGGGGCCAGCAGTTATCTGGTGCCGGTTGATGCGCAGGCAGCGCTGATCAACCTTTCCGGTTACAACCTCAAGACGCTCTACGCCAACCTCGGCAAGCTGCCGGCGAAGAGCGTCACCGTGGTGCTCGAAGCCTGCTTCTCGGGCGCCTCGCAATCCGGCATGCTGGTGAAGAACGCCAGCCCGATCTACCAGAAGGCGATGACCGAAGTCGTGCCGGCCAACCTGACGGTGATCAGCGCCGGTTCGGGCAACCAGATCGCCTCATGGGAGCAGGACAAATCGCACGGCTTGTTCACCAAGCACTACCTGCTGGGCATGGCCGGCGCGGCAGACAAGAAGCCCTATGGCAACGGCGATGGCAAGGTCGGCACCGACGAACTCACCGCCTACCTCAAGGGCACCATGAGCTACATGGCGCAGCGCTATTACGGCAGGGAGCAGACGGCGCAGGTGGCGACCGGGGCGGGGCGGTAG
- a CDS encoding type II toxin-antitoxin system VapC family toxin, translated as MKPPLLLDTHVWLWWLLGQPELAAKERDALDALATAGTPPGISAISLWEAQMLVAKGRLKIDSPLTHWLRTASAPEAVTVLPLDVEVILALDGLPAGFHGDPADRIIVATARAHRLPLATRDKNIRRSRAAKLW; from the coding sequence ATGAAGCCGCCCCTGCTGCTGGACACCCACGTCTGGCTGTGGTGGTTGCTGGGCCAGCCCGAGCTGGCGGCGAAGGAACGCGACGCGCTCGACGCGCTCGCTACCGCGGGAACACCGCCGGGGATTTCCGCCATCAGCCTGTGGGAAGCACAGATGCTGGTTGCCAAGGGACGGCTCAAGATCGATTCGCCCCTGACGCACTGGCTGCGTACCGCCTCGGCCCCCGAGGCCGTCACCGTCCTGCCGCTGGATGTCGAGGTGATCCTTGCGCTGGACGGGCTGCCGGCAGGATTCCACGGCGACCCCGCCGACCGGATCATCGTTGCGACGGCCCGCGCACATCGGCTGCCGCTGGCGACGCGGGACAAGAACATTCGCCGCTCGCGGGCGGCGAAGCTGTGGTGA
- a CDS encoding cyclic nucleotide-binding domain-containing protein, translating to MMDIADTLDGLDLFKDFAYPELKLIARYLSREARKQGEVIFSEGDPGTYMLILVDGRLSIFKGGESGNHLLSHEGRGRMVGEMALLDHERRSASCMADTDCTVLILSADEMARMAAENPLLAYRFMFRLARLLSRRLRKTSGMLVEYLVT from the coding sequence ATGATGGACATTGCCGATACCCTGGACGGACTGGACCTGTTCAAGGATTTTGCCTATCCCGAGCTCAAGCTGATTGCCCGCTACCTGTCCCGTGAAGCCAGGAAGCAGGGCGAGGTGATTTTCAGCGAAGGCGACCCCGGAACCTACATGCTGATCCTGGTGGATGGTCGCCTGTCGATCTTCAAGGGCGGCGAGAGCGGCAACCACCTGCTGAGCCACGAAGGTCGCGGCCGCATGGTCGGCGAAATGGCCCTGCTCGACCATGAACGCCGCTCCGCGAGCTGCATGGCCGATACCGACTGCACCGTGCTGATACTCAGCGCGGACGAAATGGCCCGCATGGCGGCCGAAAACCCGCTGCTCGCCTATCGCTTCATGTTCCGCCTGGCCCGGCTGCTTTCGCGACGCCTGCGCAAGACTTCCGGCATGCTGGTGGAATACCTCGTCACCTGA
- a CDS encoding caspase family protein: MRFFAAFAAAVIFQSLTLGLAWGQEILQANASVLLPPNAPNYQWTGSAYSDGFNASVYEQTIDFGKLLQTELPRHLLGHVSNVNVVPSRSDNARDSDLSIWIEIENVSAKVERAFGDHPGAASISFSIVAEIAGKEAWRKRHVLKRDYLVPKGSAKGLMQITEATLIALFSEGLKGAVDTAFQDTRVRNELISYSTKQRQPIAVSPAPTLVSAPPAEIFPTKPVAVSFPRGKPAPDDVAVIIGNANYKATAKDIPDVIPAYADAEGMKHYAVQALGVKEENIIFIRDARLADLIATFGNDSNPKGKLWNWVKAKRSQVFIFYSGHGAPSGDGASSYLVPVDATASLIDLSGYSLKTLYANLGKLPAKSVTVILEACFSGASQSGMLVKNASPIYQKAMTEIVPANLTVISAGTGNQIASWEQDKSHGLFTKHYLLGMAGAADRKPHGNGDGKVTNEELTRYLAETVSYAAQRYYGREQTARIVTSGK; the protein is encoded by the coding sequence ATGCGCTTCTTCGCCGCTTTTGCAGCGGCTGTCATTTTCCAATCGCTCACCCTGGGCTTGGCGTGGGGACAGGAGATTCTCCAGGCCAATGCTTCGGTACTTCTTCCGCCAAACGCGCCGAACTACCAATGGACCGGTTCAGCATATTCGGATGGCTTCAATGCATCGGTGTATGAGCAAACCATCGATTTCGGGAAGCTGCTCCAAACCGAGCTTCCCCGGCATCTTCTTGGACACGTCTCGAACGTCAACGTGGTCCCCTCAAGGAGTGACAACGCCCGGGATTCCGATCTCTCCATCTGGATCGAGATCGAGAACGTCAGCGCCAAAGTGGAACGGGCATTTGGAGACCACCCCGGAGCTGCGTCAATATCGTTTTCCATCGTGGCAGAAATCGCCGGGAAGGAGGCGTGGCGAAAGCGCCACGTACTGAAGCGGGACTACCTTGTCCCCAAGGGCTCGGCAAAAGGCTTGATGCAAATAACGGAGGCCACCCTGATCGCCCTGTTTTCCGAAGGACTGAAAGGCGCCGTGGATACCGCGTTTCAAGACACGCGTGTTCGCAACGAGCTGATTAGCTATTCAACGAAACAACGTCAGCCGATCGCCGTGTCGCCAGCGCCGACTCTTGTGTCTGCGCCGCCCGCCGAGATATTCCCGACCAAGCCCGTTGCCGTCAGTTTCCCGCGCGGCAAACCCGCCCCCGACGACGTCGCCGTCATCATCGGCAACGCCAACTACAAGGCCACCGCCAAGGACATTCCCGACGTAATTCCGGCCTATGCCGATGCGGAAGGGATGAAGCACTACGCAGTTCAGGCCTTGGGGGTCAAGGAAGAGAACATCATTTTCATCAGGGATGCGCGGCTGGCCGATCTGATTGCCACCTTCGGCAACGACAGCAATCCGAAGGGCAAGCTGTGGAACTGGGTCAAGGCCAAGCGCAGCCAGGTGTTCATCTTCTATTCCGGCCACGGCGCGCCGAGCGGCGATGGCGCGTCGAGCTATCTGGTGCCGGTGGATGCGACAGCCTCCTTGATCGATCTTTCCGGCTATTCGCTGAAGACGCTCTACGCCAACCTGGGCAAGCTGCCAGCCAAGTCGGTGACGGTGATTCTTGAAGCCTGCTTCTCCGGCGCATCGCAGTCCGGCATGCTGGTGAAGAACGCATCGCCGATTTATCAGAAGGCCATGACCGAAATCGTGCCGGCCAACCTGACCGTGATCAGCGCCGGCACGGGCAACCAGATCGCGTCGTGGGAGCAGGACAAGTCGCATGGCTTGTTCACCAAGCATTACCTGCTGGGCATGGCCGGCGCGGCGGACCGAAAGCCCCACGGCAACGGCGACGGCAAGGTGACGAACGAGGAGCTGACGCGCTATCTGGCCGAAACCGTCAGCTACGCCGCGCAGCGCTACTACGGGCGCGAGCAGACGGCGCGGATCGTTACGTCGGGAAAATAG